The proteins below come from a single bacterium genomic window:
- a CDS encoding response regulator → IVDDDSDTLSLVRHLLPEAQYEVIEAHDAFAGLREFYFRTPDVVLADALLPLMSGLDLCRVIKSHPERGRTPVVMLSAAAQEEEIRNGYQVGADAYLVKPFSSQDLLDTLRRIDAGR, encoded by the coding sequence CATCGTCGACGACGACAGCGACACGCTCTCGCTCGTGCGCCATCTGCTGCCGGAGGCGCAGTACGAGGTGATCGAGGCGCACGACGCCTTTGCGGGCCTGCGCGAGTTCTACTTCCGCACGCCGGACGTCGTCCTCGCCGACGCGCTGCTGCCGCTGATGAGCGGTCTGGACCTCTGCCGGGTGATCAAGTCCCACCCGGAGCGCGGCCGCACGCCCGTCGTGATGCTCTCGGCCGCGGCGCAGGAGGAGGAGATCCGCAACGGCTACCAGGTCGGCGCCGACGCCTACCTCGTGAAGCCGTTCAGCTCCCAGGACCTGCTCGACACGCTCCGGCGGATC